In Desulfonatronospira thiodismutans ASO3-1, a single window of DNA contains:
- a CDS encoding tetratricopeptide repeat protein: protein MSNAQAKIIHTPHFNSGLAEKQEDSQENFVDNEVQEGAAFLEDLAGQAQVQEQLRLRQKSCMAEMALLRQENSWEQILDMFYPLEDKAPELVASELDMELRMELAFVLGQVNRFDEAVREYEVCLQVQPDNYFANSGLAYTLYNSLYAAQNREILLTPDGKKHRAEKAHKHFEKAQEIRPEGVTNYYRQGMLYKNLQNKPALGLPLFARAVTNWRGYSPQQQKARHQEHKNYIKALYNLGSCRLKLNQAQMALKNIQECIQEDQKHYISAVNKYFALGKVCYSLGEFSQAREALEFAATMADVKDGDYVYEMLGRVLLSLEENEKALEAVRKVPFKLRKPYVRWTEADILVAVGQTQEAVQVLTHALNKDRRSRHKTLIRLCRIHFGQKDYQQSLQQAREADDFHRQTFNSPDADALFWQSACHLHLNEVEQARQKAQDLSDFSPGYPFLKKLVKAIEKAEQKHKL, encoded by the coding sequence ATGAGTAACGCCCAGGCAAAAATTATTCACACCCCTCATTTCAATAGTGGCCTTGCAGAAAAGCAGGAAGACAGTCAGGAAAACTTCGTTGACAATGAGGTGCAGGAAGGCGCTGCATTTCTGGAGGACCTTGCCGGGCAGGCGCAGGTTCAGGAACAACTGCGGCTCAGGCAAAAGTCATGTATGGCGGAAATGGCCCTTTTGCGTCAGGAGAACAGCTGGGAGCAGATCCTGGACATGTTTTATCCCCTGGAGGACAAGGCCCCTGAACTGGTTGCTTCTGAGCTGGATATGGAGCTGCGCATGGAACTGGCCTTTGTCCTGGGGCAGGTCAACAGGTTTGACGAGGCGGTAAGGGAATACGAGGTATGCCTTCAGGTACAGCCGGACAACTACTTTGCCAATTCCGGCCTGGCCTATACGCTTTACAACAGCCTTTATGCCGCTCAAAACCGGGAGATTCTTTTGACCCCTGACGGTAAAAAACACAGAGCCGAGAAAGCGCATAAACACTTTGAAAAAGCCCAGGAAATTCGACCGGAGGGGGTGACCAACTATTATCGTCAGGGTATGCTGTATAAAAACCTGCAGAACAAACCAGCACTTGGCCTGCCGTTGTTTGCCAGGGCGGTTACCAACTGGCGCGGCTACAGCCCACAGCAGCAAAAGGCCAGGCATCAGGAGCACAAAAACTATATCAAGGCTTTGTACAACCTGGGTTCATGCCGGCTGAAGCTCAACCAGGCACAGATGGCTCTCAAGAATATTCAGGAATGCATCCAGGAAGACCAGAAACATTATATATCAGCGGTTAACAAGTATTTTGCCCTGGGCAAGGTTTGCTATTCCCTTGGTGAGTTTTCTCAAGCCAGGGAGGCCCTGGAATTTGCCGCTACCATGGCTGACGTAAAAGACGGGGATTATGTGTACGAAATGCTGGGCAGGGTATTACTTTCCCTTGAAGAAAATGAAAAGGCCCTTGAAGCGGTGCGCAAGGTTCCGTTCAAATTGAGAAAACCTTATGTACGCTGGACAGAGGCGGACATTCTGGTGGCTGTAGGACAGACCCAGGAGGCAGTGCAGGTGTTGACCCATGCTTTGAACAAAGACCGTCGATCCAGGCACAAAACGCTGATCAGGCTTTGCAGGATTCATTTTGGACAGAAAGATTATCAGCAGTCTCTGCAGCAGGCCCGTGAAGCTGATGATTTTCATCGTCAGACCTTCAACAGCCCCGATGCCGACGCCTTGTTCTGGCAGTCTGCCTGTCATCTGCACCTGAATGAAGTGGAGCAGGCCCGGCAAAAAGCCCAAGACCTGTCTGATTTTTCACCAGGCTATCCCTTTTTGAAGAAGCTTGTAAAGGCTATTGAGAAGGCAGAGCAAAAGCACAAATTGTAA